The Podarcis muralis chromosome 8, rPodMur119.hap1.1, whole genome shotgun sequence genomic sequence GACAGCTAGTTCTTTGATTAAAGCCTTTCAATCCAATTCAATCCTGCAAGAGAGCAGTTTAAGAGAGCTGGGACCATGCAAGTGTGCTATTGTATTCTTGTTCCTTTAATTAAGGCTTTTGCAGAACTTCCTACTGGATCATGCTCGTTATCCTTAAAAGGTGACGGTGGAGGGAAGAAATCGTAGTGGAGTTTGAGCCGCTAATAAATGCGTTTGATAAAAGTGCGAAAGCAATTTTCACAGGGGGCGTTTCGTGAACTCTTTTGTGATGCCCAGATTTACTCTGTCTTTAGGTGGACGCGTGCATTCACAAAGCAAAGTATATTCTCGATCTGCTGGCCCAGGTTCTTCCACTTAGCTGCAGGTTACTAAGAAAGGTGAGTTGGCACGCACACATCATCTAAACGTAGAGCCAGTgtcgtgtagtggttaagagtggtagactcgtaatctggggaactgggttcgcgtctccgctcctccacatgcagctgctgggtgaccttgggccagtcacacttctctgaagtctctcagcctcactcacctcacagagtgtttgttgtgggggaggaagggaaaggagtgtttgttgtgggggaggaagggaaaggagaatgttagccgctttgagactcctgaaggggagtgaaaggcgggatatcggATCCAAATCCCAAATGAACCCATTTCTGGATGGAGCAACAACTTGTATTTATAAATTACGTTTATTGCAGCACAGAGGAGGAAATGACTATCTTAGAGCCCATCATCCCTGGAGAGAAAATGGCCTGCAGACCGTAGCAAGAGAAAGTGGTGGCCTGGCTGGAAGAACAGACTCCTTTGGGATAAAATCCTTGGAACAACACGTCGCATACCTCAGTGTTTTGGAGAACAAACCGTTCTAAGGCGCTTTTTGGGAACAAAAAGATTTCCATATGAGAGTTTGTACACTAAGCCTCTCCTAATTGCTTTCTTTTGAGAAAGGTGGAAACCAGGATAGAAAAAGCTCTTGTAACCTTTTCACATCTAATAGATGTCATGGTACTTGGCAGATAACAAAAGCAACACACAGCTTTAAATGGCTGCATATTTTTGTAAAATGAATACGTTTTTTGTTCACTATTAATATGTACCGCTATTTTTGTAATCCCGTGCATTTATGAATGTCTTACTCTACAACCCCAAAGATGCTGCTATAGATCTTTATGCACATGAACTGGATAGTCTTTTGAtatgctacggggggggggggtaaactactGGTATTTTGTCGTTTGTTTAACAGTCACCACTAAGGACCCTGGTCTGAAAATAGGTATTGTAGAAGAGTGTTTTTGAAAAGGAAGTAACGGATGGGACTAGAATCTATCCCCCTCCCTCCTAAAGTGACCTGCAAACAGGTTCTGTTGCCACAGATCCCACTTTTACCttgagaggaggaagggaaagaggcaGGCATAGTCTCTTTAGGGGCAAGATTTGGTCCCAATGTCTCCAAGCTGCTGATTTCTTCTGAAAGCATTTGTTAGTTACAAGAAAGCTTTAAGGATAAAAGCCTTCTGAAAAcctcactcttttttttttttttaaaaaaagaacaccacCAAATTTACCAACTTACAAGGCTAAAAATAAAGATTTTCGTTAGTGCTAATGAAGCCAACTACGCTCACATACAGTAGAATTTGTGTCGTATGCTCTAAGCAATTTTATCAGAAATATCTCCCAGGGAGTTTAGGgagatttccctccctagtgAGTGAGCTTAGGACCGCAGCTTTAAGTGTAAAATTTGATCCTTCAGTTTTAGGTAGCTAAGAAAGGTTATATAATTCCACTTGGAAGTAAATTGTAGCTGTTAAAACCAGTCACTACAAAGAGGGCATTACTTGTTTTGTAGAAACTAAACATTCTTCATTCTTGTTtgagatgtatgtatgtatgtatgtatgtatgtttgctgTAGTTATTGAAGTGCTCTGGTCTGAAGTCTCGCTATTATTCAACCCCTTATTTAGAGTCCTGCAAACCTGAGAAACTTAGGCAATGACTGATGTGGCTGTGGTTAATTTCTCCTTTTTATTCTCTTACCTTAGGATAAAAATTAAGACTTTTAATGGCAAAAAGAGAATTCCCAATCTCATTTTACCCTGATGTGCAAAGTATGGAATAAGGGCTTCCCTGCCATTTATTTTCTGTCCTTATCACCTGCTTGCCTCTTTTCTTCTGCAACGCCAGTCCTGTCCCGAACTCTCAACGGAGGCAAAAAGCTGGTTGTGTAGAAAAGGGGCAAGTGAGGAGAAAGTTAAGCATCCCACTCAAATTACCATGTGACTGAAAAGGCCATATTAGCTAGTGAGTGTCTAGTCATTGCATTAGCTACCATCCGCAATATTTCGCTCAGGTGTACATTTGAACAATAAACTCTTCCAAATAACAAACTTGTTAATGGTAGATAGATGCCACTCTGTCAAAATTTAGTCTTCACTTATTAAAGTAGAGGGTGAACTGATAAACTATAGGTAAACAAAACTTCTGTTGATACTGGAAACACGGTTGTATTTTGGCATTCCCCCTTTAAATGCCACAGTCAAAGTTAAGTTCTCTTGAAGTTCCACTGATATCACTGGAGATTTAAGTACTAAGTTGACGTTAATAAAAGAACCttcacagtgctttttttaaaaaatgcttgcttGCGCTGAAAAAGAACAAATTCTCAGACCTGTTGCTATTTGAAACTCAAAGCGTTTTTATTCAGTTCTCCTTCCCACGTTAAGTACGAAAGCGGTGATGTCACTTTATTGTGGGGTATACTGGAAGCAGTCTCGCTCAGTTCATGCGTCTGCTAGTAAAATGATGAGTTCTCATTCTGTGCATCTTATCAAGAAACGGAATTAAAGCGTTTTGACAAAACATCTTCGTATTCTTTCCGCGTCAAAAGTCCCTGAGTTACGCTTTTACTTTCTTCAAACTTCGGCAACACAACTGCTATGTACCCATCTGTGGAAGGCTAGAGGGGGAAACATGAGAAGTGAGACAGAAAGTAAGAGAGAGAAtgcagaaggaagagaagggctAAGAGCTAGTTTAAAATTCTGACCTTGGCTTGCAGCAAAGGTGGACTGTCCAGAATGTTTTCGTTCACCTCTATCAATCTCCCTCTTATACAGCTGCAAAGAATTTCCAGTTTAGTAAACTCTCGAATGGTAGAAGCAACGCAAGGTAAACAAAACTCTCCTGCTTACCTATATATGGTATACTCTTCTCCATCTGAGCAGAAAATTCGGCACAAAGGGGAAAGTTCTGTTAGGAACTGAGCACCCTGGGGAGAAACAGAGGTTATACAAATTAAGACTCTGAGAAAAGGAAACTCTGCAATAGCCTGACAGCTTTCATTGCCAGCAGTAAAAGTCCAGGGACCTTGTTTTATTGTTCTGAACAAAAAACTTCTAAATTAAGCAAGATGCCTTTTCCTTCCTTAATGTGGACAAAACTGATAGGCATTAGATTCTGAATGCCAGGAAACACATGTTCAGAGCCAGGGTCCTTTACGAAACCCATTAGGCTGCCAGTATAAACTTACATCTATTGTAACCTGACATTAAGCCTTGGGGATGGGGAGGAATGATAGCATGATTTTTGCTGAGGACACCCTTCTCCTTCAGAGAAATGCTTACAGTGGTGCCCAAGTCAATTGACACCAGGattagaaatggggggggggggcgtcttctGTGGCCTCTGCAAGCAACTTGTGGTTCGCGGAGACAGTAGACAAAACAGCAATGGATGTGTCTCATTCCTTGTACAGTATGCtgcattctggctccagaggttcagaggttttcacacacacccctctcaagATAAGCAGAAGACATCACCACAATTCAAGGACAAAGTCTAGCCAGGCCAAAACAAGTGAAGTTGAAACAGAGCAGGACGGGTGGAGGATGTGGTTTGGAGAGGGTTTTGTGAGAAGATAGGGAGGTTTAGAGCAAGGGTAggcaaatgggacgcgggtggcgctgtgggtaaaagcctcagcacctagggcttgccgatcgaaaggttggcggttcgaatccccgtggcggggtgcgctcccgttgttcgg encodes the following:
- the ABITRAM gene encoding protein Abitram isoform X1 — translated: MMKLLLANQSSTQKHRLPSRWSDVKGNPCEDHCILQHSNRICVVTLAEAHPLLQKGKSIERISYQISANCSRLQNKVSGKSKRGAQFLTELSPLCRIFCSDGEEYTIYSCIRGRLIEVNENILDSPPLLQAKPSTDGYIAVVLPKFEESKSVTQGLLTRKEYEDVLSKRFNSVS
- the ABITRAM gene encoding protein Abitram isoform X2 gives rise to the protein MAAAPSGVTERYFTRWYKPDVKGNPCEDHCILQHSNRICVVTLAEAHPLLQKGKSIERISYQISANCSRLQNKVSGKSKRGAQFLTELSPLCRIFCSDGEEYTIYSCIRGRLIEVNENILDSPPLLQAKPSTDGYIAVVLPKFEESKSVTQGLLTRKEYEDVLSKRFNSVS